One Brassica napus cultivar Da-Ae chromosome A1, Da-Ae, whole genome shotgun sequence genomic region harbors:
- the LOC106376126 gene encoding cysteine proteinase inhibitor 4 codes for MKCLICLSLILLPLISVVEGNLGGWTPIKDLSDPNIQAVAKYAVDEHNKQITGNLVFVKILKGKEQVVAGKTYSLTIAAKNGGAGTKNYEAVVVETMRSHHFGLQSFKAL; via the coding sequence CTGTCTCTCTCTTATCCTCCTCCCTCTCATCTCCGTCGTGGAAGGTAATCTTGGTGGCTGGACGCCGATCAAGGATTTATCTGATCCCAACATCCAAGCAGTAGCCAAGTACGCGGTCGATGAGCATAACAAGCAAATTACGGGGAATCTTGTGTTCGTGAAGATCCTCAAGGGAAAGGAGCAAGTGGTTGCCGGGAAGACGTACAGTCTGACCATCGCGGCAAAGAATGGAGGTGCTGGGACAAAGAACTACGAGGCTGTCGTGGTTGAAACGATGAGGAGTCATCACTTCGGCCTGCAGTCATTCAAGGCCTTATAG
- the LOC106376122 gene encoding cysteine proteinase inhibitor 4-like, translating to MMKCLICLSLILLPLISVVEGNLGGLGNLGGWKPIDLSDLNIQSLANYAINEHNVQSKANLVFVKIVEGKEQVVTGKRYDLTIAAKDGSGATKNYEAIVVERPWDHYKSLESFKAL from the coding sequence atgatgaagTGTTTGATCTGTCTCTCTCTTATCCTCCTCCCTCTCATCTCCGTCGTGGAAGGTAATCTTGGTGGCTTAGGTAATCTCGGTGGCTGGAAGCCGATTGATTTATCTGATCTGAACATCCAATCGCTCGCCAACTATGCGATTAATGAGCATAACGTGCAATCTAAGGCGAACCTTGTGTTCGTGAAGATCGTCGAGGGGAAGGAGCAAGTGGTTACCGGAAAGAGGTACGATCTGACAATCGCGGCGAAGGATGGCAGTGGCGCCACAAAGAACTACGAGGCCATCGTGGTGGAAAGGCCGTGGGATCATTACAAGAGCCTTGAGTCATTCAAGGCCTTATAG
- the LOC106376132 gene encoding cysteine proteinase inhibitor 4-like encodes MMKSLICFSLILLPLIFVVEAFPGDGELVSIKDVSARNIREVAKYAIDEHNSESDDNLVFVKIIEGKWKVRSAILIYDLTIAAKNEGGATKNYKTVVMESGRDKILYSFNEV; translated from the coding sequence atgatgaagtccTTGATTTGTTTCTCGCTCATCCTCCTCCCTCTCATCTTCGTTGTGGAAGCGTTTCCCGGTGACGGTGAGCTTGTGTCAATCAAAGATGTCTCGGCTCGAAACATTAGAGAGGTCGCCAAGTATGCGATAGATGAGCATAACTCGGAATCGGATGATAATCTTGTGTTCGTTAAGATCATCGAGGGAAAGTGGAAAGTGCGCTCCGCGATATTAATATACGATCTGACCATCGCGGCTAAGAATGAGGGTGGTGCGACCAAGAACTACAAGACTGTCGTGATGGAATCTGGGAGGGACAAGATCCTTTACTCATTCAATGAGGTGTAA